A genomic segment from Thermostichus lividus PCC 6715 encodes:
- a CDS encoding CHAT domain-containing protein, whose translation MTSAQAATIAPRVPQSLSRAVLNMETRIKKEYDDYFGRDLADVTQDPVAIARSLDQISRATGQKTAVLWVIPRAQDLHLVLITPNQPPIVVDLEEARQEIFLPVAQSFQWAVSHPLKNIDYFTSSQQLYRWIIEPFEQTYLKPQGIEVLLFCLGSGVRTLPLAALHDGQQFLIEKYSLSRIPAFNLIDHDYRRLQRPRVLAMGASTFPGLTPLPAVPVELRALQQFLNAAAPTSRELFNQQFTLGNLEQTLRRQSFDIVHFATHAEFRPGAPSNSYIQLWDQRLTLSQMSRLNWRSPTLELLVLSACRTAVGDRNAELGFAGVALQAGVKSAVASLWYVDDVGTLALMSEFYRQLPRRSTKGEALRQAQIRLLRGEVRANGDHLWLGDTQLPLPTTLQLNHSLDFRHPRYWSAFTLISSPW comes from the coding sequence ATGACATCAGCCCAGGCAGCCACCATCGCCCCTAGGGTACCACAGAGTCTCAGCCGTGCCGTACTCAACATGGAGACCCGCATCAAGAAGGAGTACGATGATTATTTTGGTCGAGATCTGGCTGACGTCACCCAAGATCCGGTGGCGATCGCCCGCAGCCTTGATCAGATTAGTCGTGCCACTGGCCAGAAAACCGCTGTCCTGTGGGTTATTCCCCGAGCCCAAGACCTTCACCTTGTCCTGATCACCCCAAACCAACCCCCTATTGTGGTGGATCTGGAAGAAGCACGTCAGGAAATCTTTTTACCTGTGGCTCAATCCTTTCAGTGGGCTGTTTCCCATCCCCTGAAAAATATTGACTATTTCACCAGTAGCCAACAGCTATACCGTTGGATTATTGAACCCTTTGAGCAGACCTATCTCAAACCCCAAGGCATTGAAGTACTCTTATTTTGTCTGGGTAGTGGTGTCCGCACTCTACCGTTGGCAGCGCTTCACGATGGTCAGCAGTTTCTCATCGAAAAGTATAGCCTGAGCCGCATCCCTGCCTTTAACCTCATTGACCACGACTATCGCCGCCTGCAGCGGCCACGGGTGTTGGCAATGGGGGCATCTACCTTTCCGGGCTTGACTCCCCTACCCGCTGTGCCGGTTGAACTACGGGCGCTACAACAATTTCTCAACGCAGCGGCACCGACCTCCCGTGAACTATTTAATCAACAATTTACCCTCGGTAATCTTGAGCAAACGCTACGGCGACAATCCTTTGATATTGTGCATTTTGCAACCCATGCCGAATTTCGACCGGGAGCACCTAGCAACTCCTACATTCAACTGTGGGATCAACGGCTCACCTTGTCACAGATGAGTCGCCTGAATTGGCGTAGCCCGACCCTTGAACTGCTAGTCTTGAGCGCCTGTCGAACTGCCGTGGGCGATCGCAATGCCGAGTTAGGGTTTGCAGGCGTTGCCCTCCAAGCAGGGGTCAAGTCTGCGGTTGCTAGCCTGTGGTATGTGGATGACGTTGGCACGCTTGCCCTCATGAGTGAGTTTTATCGTCAGCTTCCCCGCAGGAGCACCAAAGGTGAAGCTCTACGCCAAGCTCAGATCCGGCTTTTGCGAGGAGAGGTTAGGGCTAACGGAGACCATCTTTGGCTAGGAGACACCCAACTTCCCTTACCCACAACCCTGCAACTCAATCACTCCCTAGACTTTCGTCATCCCCGCTATTGGTCAGCCTTTACCCTTATTAGTAGCCCATGGTAA
- the psaJ gene encoding photosystem I reaction center subunit IX, translated as MQTKHLLTYLSTAPVLAALWMTITAGILIEFNRFYPDLLFHPL; from the coding sequence ATGCAAACTAAACACCTCTTAACCTACCTTTCAACGGCTCCCGTGCTAGCCGCATTGTGGATGACCATTACTGCCGGGATTCTGATTGAATTCAACCGCTTTTACCCAGATTTGCTATTTCATCCCCTCTAG
- a CDS encoding Photosystem I reaction center subunit III, producing MRRLLALLLVLSLWIGFTPLASADVAGLVPCKDSPAFQKRAAAAVNTTADPASGQKRFERYSQALCGEDGLPHLVVDGRLSRAGDFLIPSALFLFITGWIGWVGRAYLIAVRNSGEANEKEIIIDVPLAIKCMLTGFAWPLAALKELASGELTAKDNEITVSPR from the coding sequence ATGCGTCGATTGTTAGCCCTACTTCTAGTCCTGAGTCTCTGGATTGGCTTTACGCCCCTTGCCTCTGCCGATGTCGCCGGACTCGTCCCCTGTAAAGATTCCCCAGCCTTTCAAAAGCGTGCCGCTGCGGCTGTTAACACCACTGCGGATCCCGCCTCGGGACAAAAGCGTTTTGAGCGTTACAGCCAAGCGCTGTGTGGTGAGGATGGGCTGCCCCACCTCGTCGTTGATGGTCGTCTCAGCCGTGCGGGTGACTTTTTAATTCCCAGCGCTCTCTTTCTGTTCATCACTGGCTGGATTGGCTGGGTTGGTCGTGCCTACCTAATCGCTGTCCGCAACAGTGGCGAAGCGAATGAAAAAGAAATCATCATTGATGTGCCCCTTGCCATTAAGTGCATGCTCACGGGGTTTGCATGGCCCTTAGCCGCACTGAAAGAGTTAGCCTCTGGTGAGCTGACCGCCAAAGACAACGAAATTACTGTTTCCCCGCGCTAA
- a CDS encoding HNH endonuclease, producing the protein MAKVLVLNASYEPLNITSWQRAVVLLIKGKAEQIEHNGKLVYNNFPLPTVIRLRHYVVTPYKEIPLTRRNILHRDNHSCQYCGYTGDELTLDHVVPKSRGGGESWENIVTACVRCNVKKGNRTPKEASMPLRQTPRRPISSLYFEVTKHVRTGTHQEWRKYVIGI; encoded by the coding sequence ATGGCAAAGGTTCTGGTACTCAATGCCTCCTACGAACCACTCAATATTACGAGTTGGCAGCGGGCCGTTGTTCTTTTAATTAAGGGCAAAGCAGAGCAAATTGAGCACAACGGGAAGCTGGTCTATAACAACTTTCCATTGCCCACAGTCATTCGCCTGCGGCACTACGTGGTCACCCCCTATAAAGAAATTCCGCTGACTCGCCGCAATATCCTGCACCGTGATAATCATTCGTGTCAATACTGTGGTTATACAGGTGACGAACTCACTCTGGATCATGTGGTGCCAAAGTCCCGTGGAGGTGGTGAGAGTTGGGAAAATATTGTGACTGCCTGTGTGCGCTGCAATGTCAAAAAGGGTAACCGAACCCCCAAAGAAGCCAGTATGCCCCTGCGGCAAACGCCCCGCCGCCCCATTAGCAGTTTGTACTTTGAAGTCACCAAGCACGTACGTACAGGGACGCACCAAGAGTGGCGTAAATACGTTATCGGTATTTGA
- a CDS encoding bifunctional aminoglycoside phosphotransferase/ATP-binding protein, which yields MSATLPAFVEQLLTAAAYPHPVAAPIQLLQTHISYVFLTGDYAYKVKKPVDFGFLNFTTLDKRRFYCQEELRLNRRLAPQLYLEVVPILQRGDRYYIGIGANEAIAADTPIVDYAIRMRQFDQSQLFSHLFAANELSPSLIESLGKELAYFHTTATTTPEITSFGSPSAIAQVINNCHTLAEQFIDRCQPRSQYDAIQAFTNQFLATHQDWFVERQAAGKIRECHGDLHLNNICVYNGQVQIFDCIEFNQEFRNIDGIYDVAFLMMDLEFRGRSDLANLFLNTYLEWSSDYEGARLLPLYLCVRAYIRGNVNSLALNDPAISDSEKAQIQATAAAYYEAAYHYTQPRTPKLYVMSGLSGAGKSTRGRRLAQQENAIQIRSDAVRKHLAGIPLDRHSRDFPDVDLYSQAMTQKTYDQLLAYAELLLKQGHTVILDAKYDRCDLRRPVIELAERLGVPLEIHYCSAPPQVLSQRLSDRQGDIAEATPDLLPTQMASFEPFEGAEERYVRHVCEYPEETLV from the coding sequence ATGTCTGCCACCCTGCCTGCCTTTGTTGAACAGCTACTCACCGCTGCAGCGTATCCCCATCCGGTCGCTGCGCCGATTCAACTCCTGCAAACCCATATTTCCTACGTTTTTTTGACCGGAGACTACGCCTACAAGGTGAAAAAGCCGGTGGACTTTGGGTTCTTGAACTTTACAACCCTCGATAAGCGCCGGTTTTATTGTCAAGAAGAACTACGCCTGAATCGCCGTCTTGCCCCTCAGCTTTACCTTGAGGTGGTGCCGATCCTGCAGCGGGGCGATCGCTACTATATTGGCATTGGCGCTAACGAGGCGATCGCTGCTGACACCCCCATTGTAGACTACGCCATTCGCATGCGGCAGTTTGACCAGTCACAACTATTTTCACACCTGTTCGCTGCCAATGAACTCAGCCCATCCCTCATCGAGTCCCTTGGTAAAGAACTGGCATACTTCCACACCACTGCTACCACAACCCCTGAGATCACCAGTTTCGGTTCCCCCAGTGCCATTGCCCAAGTGATCAATAACTGCCATACCCTTGCTGAGCAGTTTATTGACCGCTGTCAACCGCGCAGCCAGTACGATGCCATCCAAGCCTTTACAAATCAATTTCTGGCCACGCATCAAGACTGGTTTGTTGAGCGCCAAGCGGCGGGCAAAATTCGTGAATGCCATGGCGATCTGCATTTGAACAATATCTGTGTTTACAACGGTCAGGTGCAGATTTTTGACTGCATTGAGTTTAACCAAGAGTTTCGCAATATCGATGGCATTTACGATGTGGCGTTCTTGATGATGGATTTGGAGTTTCGTGGCCGCTCAGACTTGGCGAATTTATTTTTGAATACCTATCTGGAATGGAGTAGTGACTACGAAGGGGCTAGGCTCTTGCCGCTGTACCTGTGTGTGCGTGCCTATATTCGCGGCAATGTGAATTCCCTTGCCCTCAATGATCCCGCCATTAGCGACTCTGAGAAAGCCCAGATTCAGGCCACTGCGGCTGCGTACTACGAGGCGGCCTACCACTACACCCAACCCCGTACCCCTAAGCTCTATGTCATGTCTGGCCTTTCGGGTGCAGGGAAAAGCACTCGGGGGCGGCGCTTGGCGCAACAGGAAAACGCCATTCAAATTCGCTCTGATGCAGTGCGCAAGCACTTGGCGGGGATCCCCCTCGACCGCCACAGTCGTGATTTCCCCGATGTAGATCTCTACTCTCAGGCCATGACCCAGAAAACCTACGATCAACTGCTGGCCTACGCAGAACTACTGCTTAAGCAGGGGCATACCGTGATTTTAGATGCCAAGTACGATCGCTGTGATCTGCGCCGCCCGGTGATTGAGTTGGCGGAACGTCTTGGGGTGCCCCTAGAAATTCACTACTGTAGTGCGCCACCGCAGGTGCTCTCCCAGCGCCTTAGCGATCGCCAAGGGGATATTGCCGAAGCCACCCCTGACCTCCTTCCTACGCAAATGGCCTCGTTTGAACCCTTTGAAGGTGCTGAAGAGCGTTACGTCCGCCATGTGTGTGAGTATCCTGAGGAGACTCTGGTTTAG
- the dnaB gene encoding replicative DNA helicase, producing the protein MVQEPSFQPDSQLLPPQNLEAEEWILGGILLDPEAINRVIDILPVEAFYLSAHREIYRAALSLHSRGSPTDFLCITAWLQDQGLLEKVGGQNKIAELLDRTVSAINIDRYALLVKEKYLRRKLIEAGTNVVKLAYDTSLSLETILDQAEQQIFSVTQDRIQQGLTRTDEILTRTFTELEQRALGNVQPGLSCNFYDLDNMTQGFQRSDLIIIAGRPSMGKTAIALQIARRIAEIHRLGVAIYSLEMSKEQLVQRLLASEARIDSNYLRAGRISQHQWEPLSRAIGLLSQLPIYIDDTPNPSLGEIRSTARRLHAEHANGLGLILIDYLQLMGGEENTEGRVQELSKITRALKGLARELNVPVIALSQLSRGVEARQNKRPLMSDLRESGSIEQDADLVILLYRDEYYNPDTPDRGICELLVAKHRNGPVGTVKLLFDPQYTRFENLARD; encoded by the coding sequence ATGGTGCAAGAGCCGAGCTTCCAGCCCGATAGTCAGTTGCTGCCCCCCCAGAATCTTGAAGCGGAAGAATGGATTTTGGGGGGTATTCTCTTAGACCCGGAGGCCATTAACCGTGTTATTGATATTTTGCCGGTGGAGGCCTTTTACCTCAGTGCTCACCGCGAGATTTATCGAGCCGCCTTGTCGTTGCACAGCCGTGGCAGCCCAACGGACTTTCTCTGTATAACGGCGTGGCTACAAGATCAGGGCCTACTGGAGAAAGTGGGGGGGCAAAACAAAATTGCCGAGTTGCTGGATCGCACCGTCAGCGCCATCAATATCGATCGCTACGCCCTACTGGTCAAGGAAAAGTACCTCCGCCGTAAACTCATTGAGGCGGGTACAAATGTTGTTAAATTGGCCTACGACACTAGCCTCAGCTTAGAAACAATTCTGGATCAAGCAGAGCAGCAAATCTTTAGCGTGACGCAGGATCGCATTCAGCAGGGGTTAACCCGCACTGACGAAATTCTCACCCGCACGTTTACAGAGTTAGAGCAGCGGGCGCTCGGCAATGTGCAACCGGGGTTGTCCTGCAACTTTTACGACCTCGACAATATGACTCAAGGCTTTCAACGCTCGGATTTGATTATTATTGCCGGGCGGCCGTCGATGGGTAAAACAGCGATCGCCCTGCAAATTGCCCGCCGCATTGCGGAAATTCATCGCTTGGGGGTGGCGATTTACAGTCTGGAAATGTCTAAAGAGCAACTGGTACAGCGATTATTGGCCAGCGAAGCCCGCATTGACAGTAACTACCTACGGGCAGGCCGGATTAGCCAACACCAGTGGGAACCCCTCAGTCGCGCCATTGGCCTACTCTCCCAGCTACCGATCTATATTGACGATACGCCCAACCCAAGCTTAGGAGAAATCCGCTCGACCGCGCGACGGCTCCATGCTGAACATGCTAATGGGCTGGGACTGATTCTCATTGACTACCTACAACTAATGGGGGGAGAGGAAAACACTGAAGGGCGGGTGCAAGAACTCTCGAAGATTACCCGTGCCCTAAAGGGACTGGCGCGGGAACTGAATGTACCGGTCATTGCCCTCTCCCAGCTTAGCCGTGGGGTTGAAGCCCGCCAAAATAAGCGCCCCCTGATGTCAGATTTACGAGAATCCGGCTCAATTGAGCAGGATGCAGACTTGGTGATCCTGCTCTATCGCGATGAGTATTACAATCCTGATACACCAGATCGGGGAATTTGTGAACTTTTGGTAGCTAAGCACCGGAATGGGCCGGTGGGCACGGTTAAACTGTTATTTGATCCCCAGTACACTCGTTTTGAAAACCTAGCTCGTGACTAA
- the rplI gene encoding 50S ribosomal protein L9: MAKRVQVVLNETVNKLGRMGQVVEVAPGYARNYLLPRGLAEPATPSALRRVARLQELERQRLAELKGVAEKQKATLEKLATITISMPVGENEALFGSVTPQDVADAIQAITGETIDRRNMTLPDIRKLGTYTADIKLHPEVSVKLSIQVVPD, encoded by the coding sequence ATGGCAAAGCGGGTGCAAGTCGTCTTAAATGAAACCGTGAATAAACTTGGGCGAATGGGTCAAGTGGTAGAGGTTGCCCCTGGCTATGCCCGTAACTACCTCTTGCCAAGGGGGCTTGCTGAACCTGCAACACCCAGTGCCCTGCGCCGGGTTGCCCGTCTGCAAGAACTAGAGCGGCAGCGATTGGCAGAGCTGAAAGGGGTTGCTGAAAAACAAAAAGCCACCCTCGAAAAATTAGCAACCATCACCATCTCAATGCCGGTTGGCGAAAACGAGGCTCTTTTTGGCAGTGTTACCCCTCAAGATGTGGCGGATGCCATTCAGGCAATTACCGGCGAAACCATTGACCGCCGCAATATGACCTTACCGGACATTCGTAAATTGGGAACCTATACCGCTGACATCAAGCTGCACCCCGAAGTGAGTGTCAAGCTCAGCATTCAAGTTGTTCCCGACTAA
- the pyrR gene encoding bifunctional pyr operon transcriptional regulator/uracil phosphoribosyltransferase PyrR, which translates to MPAEVVDILSAEDLRRTVTRLASQVVEKARENLGAIVLLGIHTRGIPLAQLLAQQIESLEGLSVPVGALDITFYRDDLDRIGPRTPQQTTIPVDLSGRIVLLVDDVIFSGRTVRSALNAVHDYGRPKAIWLLVLIDRGHRELPIHPDFTGKVLPTARDEVVKVLLQQTDGRDGVELWKPAV; encoded by the coding sequence ATGCCTGCTGAAGTAGTGGACATTCTCAGTGCCGAAGACCTGCGGCGCACAGTGACCCGGTTGGCCTCCCAAGTGGTTGAGAAGGCACGGGAGAACCTAGGGGCGATCGTCCTGCTGGGGATCCACACCCGCGGGATTCCCCTCGCACAATTATTGGCTCAGCAAATTGAGTCCCTCGAGGGGCTGTCTGTGCCGGTGGGGGCGCTCGATATTACCTTTTACCGCGATGATCTTGACCGTATTGGCCCGCGTACGCCTCAGCAAACCACCATTCCGGTAGATTTGAGTGGGCGCATTGTGCTACTGGTGGATGATGTGATTTTTAGTGGCCGTACTGTGCGCTCTGCCCTGAATGCTGTCCATGACTATGGGCGACCCAAGGCCATTTGGCTATTAGTCCTCATTGATCGGGGGCACCGCGAATTGCCAATTCATCCAGATTTCACCGGTAAAGTTTTACCCACTGCCCGCGATGAAGTGGTCAAGGTGCTGTTGCAGCAGACGGATGGGCGAGACGGGGTCGAGTTGTGGAAGCCTGCCGTCTAG